The DNA segment GGGCCTTTCGTTCTCGTACAACATGGCCTATGCAGTGTTCGGCGGCATCACGCCGGTGCTGCTGACGGTGTGGATGCAGCGCGACCCGATGGCGCCCGCGCACTACGTGGCGGCCATGGGGCTGCTGGGATTCGTGCTGGGCTTCGTGCCGCTGGCCTCGCGCGGCTGGCAGCCCGCGCCTGTGCGGGCCTGAACGGGCCTTTCGTGAATTGAGGCGGCGGGCATCCTGCGGCGGATGCCCGCGCCGCATTCAGGCCGTGGCGGGCCGCTGCCCGGACATGGCCGCCTTCCATTCCTCCTGGACCAGCCGCTTGAACTCCAGGTATTCCCAGTCCGAGTCGGGCAGGAAGTGCTCGATGGTCTGCTTCTTCTCGTCGATGTAGTCGAAGTACTCGTAGTGGACGATGTTGTCGTCCGCGTAGCGGTAGCACTGGATGGTCGCGCAGAACTGGCCGCCTTCGCGGGGCGACGGGTTCTTGAGCTGGTGGATCTGGTAGTAGTCGGGCGTGAGGAAGGTCACCTCGCCCGCGTGTGCGATGGTGCTGCCCCACGGCTGCTCGATGCCGGGGCTCAATGCGCTGAACCACGAGATCTGGATCTGCCCGTGCAGCACCTTGATGACGGCGCAGGCCTGGCCGTGGTTGTGGATGGGCGAGCCGTTGCCCGCGGGCCAGATTTCCAGCACGTAGGGCTGGCCGGGGGAGTCGCCCTGGTTGGAGTCCAGCGTGACGCGCAGGTAGCCGAAGCTCGGGTCTTTTTCCTGCAGTTTGGTGTGGCACAGCGCGCCGGGCGTGACGATGGAGTACTGGATGGCCTGGGCGAATTCGGGGAAGTCCGGCGGCGAGAGGTTCATGCCCGGCCCGGCGACGTTGTCGTAGAGGCGCTGGCAGGCCAGGGGCAGGTCGCCCGCGACGCTGGCGCGGTTGGCGGCGATGCTTTCCATGGTCACCTCCGCGGGCGCGATGAGGTGGGGCGGCGGATCGAGGTTCACGGGGATCTGGAGCGTGGCGAGCTGCACGCCGGTGGCGCCGCGCACGCTGACGTGGCGCAGCTGCCGGCACAGGGCGTCCATGCCGTTCGGGTCGTTCTTCTCCGGCCAGGTGAACTCGTAGAGCATCAGGGCGCGCAGCATTTCTCCCTTGCCGTAGCGGATGCGGCGGTTGTTGCTGTCCAGGCTCAGCCAGTAGGGCTGGTGGGTGCCCGGCGGGTCAAGCCGCAGTTCGGGGGCTTCGGCATGCGCGATGGGGTGCCTCTTGCCGTGGCGCACGGTCCACAGCACGATGCCGGCGCGGCCGATGGTGAGGCCGCAGGCGTTGCCGGTGGGGGTGAAGGGCATGTCCTGGTGCAGGACGATGTCCAGCGCCTCCGGCACGTCGGCCGGCAGGACGGAGACGGTGCCCTGGCCCTTGACGGGAAAGCTGGTGTGGGATGCGGTCTGGGCGGCCTGGTAGAGGCGGACACGGTTCACGGACAGGTGGCGGGATGCATGGGGCATGGGGTGGCTTTCGTTGTCGGGGTTCGTGGGACGGGCGGGGGCGCGGGGCGCGATGGCGGGCCCGGACGGGCGGCGTTCAGCGCCCGCGGCGTGGTGCGGTGGCGGTCGTCACATGGGATCCCTCCTTCTCGTGTGCCGGCGGCGGTGCATGCCGCGGGGCCGCGCGGGCCCGTGCCGGTCGTTCTGGCTGTTCGTTCCGGTCGTTCGTTTCGGTCGTTCGTTCTGGCCTGCCGGCGGGGTCATGGGCGGCACCCCTCCCTGGTGCGCGCCCTGCCACAATGCCGTGCATGACGGACTCAGTTGTACCCTCTCCCACGGATGACCTGGCCCCCGGGGTTTCCCGGCAGGCGCTGCTCGCGGCCTTCGACGACCTGCTGCAGCCGGCCCGTTTCAAGGATTACGGCCCGAACGGCCTGCAGGTGGAGGGCCGGGAGCGCATCCGCCGCATCGTGAGCGGCGTGACGGCGAGCCGTGCGCTGATCGACGCCGCCATCGCGGACGGGGCGGATGCGGTCTTCGTGCACCACGGCCTGTTCTGGCGCGGCCAGGACGGGAGGGTGACGGGCTGGATGAAGCAGCGCCTGCAGCGGCTGCTGGCGCATGACATCAACCTCTTCGCCTACCACCTGCCGCTGGACGCGCACCCGGAACTGGGCAACAACGCCCAACTGGGCCGCGTGCTGGGCTTCGCGCCGGCCGACGTGCGCTTCGGCGAGCAGGACCTGGGCTTCTGCGCACCGGCCGACATCGCGGATGCGGCCACGCTCGCCGCGCGCGTGGAGGCGGCGCTGGGCCGGCCGGTGACGCTGGTCGCGCCCGGCGGCGCCGGGGCGGGGCGGCCGATCCGCCGCGTGGCTTGGTGCACGGGCGGCGCGCAGGGGTTTTTCGAGGGGGCGATCGCGGCGGGGGCCGACGCCTTCATCACGGGTGAGATCTCCGAGCCGCAGGCGCACCTGGCGCGGGAGACGGGCGTGGCCTTCCTCGCGGCGGGTCACCATGCGACAGAGCGCTACGGCGCGCCCGCGGCCGCCGCGCACGTGGCGGCGGCACTGGGCATCGAACACCGGTTCATCGAGATCGACAACCCGGCGTGAGCCCGGGGGGGGGATGGCCCGCTACAGTACCCGCTCGAACCACCACAGCGACAGCAGGCCGGCCAGCACCAGCAGGGCCGCTCCCGCGAGCGCGAGCAGGGCAGAGATTTCGGTTTCCTTCTTCTCCACGGTGAGGCGCGAACTGAGGGTTTCGTACACCTTCTTGAGATCCGCCGCGGTGGCGGCGTGGAAGTATTCGGCGTTGGTGCGCTGCGCCACGGCCTTGAGGGTGTCTTCGTCGAGGCGCACGCGCATAGACCAGCCTTCGAAGCCGATGGTCTCGCCGGCCACGGTGCCCACGCCCACGGTATAGACGCGCACGCCGCGGTCGGCGGCCCATTGCGCGGCCTCCATCGGATCGACGCCGGTGGTGCGCTGGCCGTCGGTGAGCATGATGATGGCGGCCGAGCTGTAGGAGCCGGGTGCGACGGGCGCGGGCCGGTCGGCGCCCCTGCCGTTGCTGCCGCGGTGCGGCGGCCGGCCGATCTCGTCCATGGACTGCGGGCGCGGCATGGCCTGGCGGCCGCCGAGCGCGGAGACATCGATGCCGGTGTCGGGGAACAGGGTGGCGAGCGACAGCAGGATGCCGTTGCCCGTGGCCGTGCCGCGCTGCAGCTGGAAGCTGTCGATGGCCTTGAAGAGGTCTTCGTGGTTCTGCGTGGGCAGCTGGGCGAGCTGGGCGCTGCCCGCGAAGGCCACGATGCCCACGCGCACGTGGCGCGGCAGCTCGGCGATGAAGGCCTTGGCGGCGTCCTGGGCGGCGGTGAGGCGGTCGGGGTGCACGTCGGCGGCGCGCATGCTGCCCGACACGTCCATGGCCAGCATGATGGTCTGCTGCTGCGAGGGCAGGGTGAGCACCGCCAGCGGCCGCGCGGCCGCGACCAGCAGCGCCGCGAGGCCGAGCAGGAAGAGCAGCGGCGGCACGTGGCGCCGCCAGCGCGTGCGGGCACCCTGGGCTTCGCGCGCCAGGGCCAGGGCAGGGTAGTGCAGCACGGCGGACCGGCGGCGGCGCAGCAGCCAGAGGTAGAGCGCCACCAGCACGGGCAGCGCGAGCAGCAGCCAGAGAAGGTCGGGCCAGAGAAAGACCATGGGCGGCTCCTTCCTTGTCGTTGGTTCGGCCGGCGCGTGCGGCGCTCAGGCGCGCACCCGCCGGCGGGCCCGCACGGGCTGGCCGCGCAGTTCCATGAAGCGCACCAGCGCGTCGAGCAGGTCGTCGTCGGTGGCGAGTTCGAGCGTGTCCGCGCCCGCGCGCGCCAGGGCCGAGCGCAGCGCGGCTTCGCGTTCGGCGGCGAGGCGGGCGAAGCGCTGGCGGAAGGCCCGGTCGCGCGTGTCCACCGTCAGCTGCTCGCCGGTCTCGGGATCGCGCAGGCGCAGCACGCCCACGTCGGGCAGCGCCATCTCCAGCGGGTCGAGCAGCCGCACGGCGACCACGTCGTGGCGCTGCGCGAGCTGCGCGAGGGGCTTCTCCCAGCCGGGGGCGCTGAGGAAGTCGGATACGACGAACACCGTCGAGCGCCGCCGCAGCACGGGCGCGGCCGATTCCAGCAGCCGGTGCAGTTCGGTGGTGCCGGGCGGCGCGGCCCCGGGCGTGCCCGTGGGTGTGAGCGCATGGATGAGGCGCAGCACGTGGGTGCGACCCGTGCGCGGCGGCAGCACGGTGGCGGGCGCGCCATGGCCGAAGAGCAGGGCGCCCACGCGGTTGCCGTGGCGCGTGAGCAGCCGCGCGAGCACCGCGACGAAGCCGGTGAGCCGGTCGCGCTTGGTCTGCCCCGGCGGCCCGAAATCCACCGAGGGGCTGAGGTCCAGCAAAAACCAGGCGGCCATCTCTCGGTCTTCCGAGAAGACGCGCACATGCGGTGTGCCGAGCCGCGCGGTGACGTTCCAGTCGATATGGCGTACGTCGTCGTGCGCCTGGTATTCGCGCAGGTCCGCCAGGTCCACGCCCGCGCCGCGCAGCAGGGTGCGGTAGTCGCCCTGCAGCAGGCCGTCGAGGCGGCGCAGCACGGTCCATTCGAGCCGGCGCAGCAGGCGGTCCGCGGCGCCCGCGGCCAGTCCGGCCGCAGGCAGTGGCGCCGCGCGTGCTGCCGCGGCGTCAGGCCCGCTGCGCGGCGGCATGGAGCACCTCGTTCTGGGCATCGTGCGCGAGCGGCCGGGCGGGCGCGGGCAGCCGCGCCATGAACTGGGCGATGAGGGCGTCGGCATCCAGCCCGTCCGACAGCGCCTCGTACGAGAGCGTGATGCGGTGGCGCAGTACGTCGGGTGCGAGGTCGGCCATGTCCTCGGGCAGCACGTAGCCGCGCCCGCGCAGCATGGCCAGCGCGCGGGCGCCCTCGGCCAGGTGGATGGTGGCGCGCGGGCTGGCGCCGCAGGCGATGCGCGGTGCCAGCTCCGGCAGCCCGTACTGCGCGGGCGCGCGGGTGGCGGCCACGAGGCGCACGGCGTACTGCAGCAGGGACGGATCGACGTACACGCGCCGGCATTCGGCCTGCAGCGCGGCAAGCTGCTCCGTGGTGGCCACGGCGGCCACCTGCACGGGTTCGGCGAGGGCGCGCTGGGCGATGACGAACTCTTCCTCCTCGGTCGGGTAGCCGATGAGCACCTTCATCATGAAGCGGTCCACCTGGGCCTCGGGAAGCTGGTAGGTGCCCTCGGTCTCGATCGGGTTCTGCGTGGCCATGACGAGGAAGGGCTGCGGCAGCACGTGCGTCTCGCCCGCGATGGTGACCTGCCGCTCCTGCATCACTTCCAGCAGCGCGCTCTGCACCTTGGCGGGCGCGCGGTTGATCTCGTCGGCCAGCAGCAGGTGGGTGAACACCGGCCCGAGGGTGGTGGCGAACTCGCCCGTGCGCTGGTGGTACATGCGCGTGCCGACGAGGTCCGCGGGCACGAGGTCGGGCGTGAACTGGATGCGCTTGAACGTGCCGCGCACGGTGCCGGCGAGCGTCTTCACGGTAAGGGTCTTGGCCAGGCCCGGCACGCCTTCGACCAGCAGGTGGCCCTGCGCGAGCATGGCGACCATCACGCGCTCCAGGAAGCGGTCCTGGCCGACCACCACGCGCTTGACCTCGTAGAGGATCTGCTCCATCAGCGTGGCGGTGGCGGCGGCCGTCGGGGGCGGTGTGGTGTCCATGGAGGCTCCTGGCGAAAGGTCAGAACGGCGGCGAACCCGCGGCCTCGGCGGCGTTCTCGATGGGCACGGCGAAGCCGATGCCGATGAAGGTGCGCGCGGGCGTGGGGTTGAGGATGGCGGTGACGATGCCCACGACCTCGCCGTCGAGCGTGACGAGCGGGCCGCCGGAATTGCCGGGGTTGGCGGCGGCGTCGAACTGGATGAGGTTGCGCATCTCCTGCTTGCCCTGGGGCGAGTCGAATTCGCGCTGCAGGCCCGAGATCACGCCGGCCGAGACCGAGGGGCCGATGCCGAAGGGAAAGCCGATGGCGACCACGCCGTCGCCGGGCTTGAGGCCCTGCGTGGAGCGCAGCGGCGCGGCCTGCAGGTCGTCCGGCACGCGGTGGGCCTGCAGCACGGCGAGGTCGTTGGCGGGCTGGGCGCCGGTGAGGGATGCGTCGCTTTCCGAACCGTCGGCGAAGGTGACCTGGATGCGCGACGCGCCCCGCACCACGTGCAGGTTGGTGAGGATCACGCCCTTGTCCACGATCACGATGCCGGTGCCCACGCCGCGCTCTTCTTCCTGGCCCTTGCCCTTGCCTTTCCTGATGTGGGCGAAGCCGGTGACGCGCACGACCGACGGGGCCACGGCCTCGGCGGCGCGCGCGGCGGCCGACGGCAATGGCTGGGTGGAGAGGGTGTGCAGCACGGCCGCGTCGATGTCCTGCTGGGTGATGCGCGGCGCCAGCGGCGGCATGCGCCAGGCCAGCCAGCCGAAGCCGGCCACCAACACGGTCGCCAGCACGGCCGCCAGCGCGCCGCCGAGCCAGCGCCGCGAGGGACGGGCACGGGATGGGGCGGCAGCGTCTGCAGGTCCGGCGCCGCCGGGGGCTGCGGCCGCAGGACCGGCCGGCGGCGAGCTCCCGAATCCGGCCGGCAAAGGATGGGGCGGGGAGGCCGCGGCCGGCGCGCGGCGGGAGCTGCTGTAGCGGGCGGGCCTGGGCATGCGGTCACCTCGGGTCAGGGGGCCCGCGCGCGGCGTCGTGCGCCGGGCAGGCGGTTCCCGGCGACGGTAGCACGGAACCGCCTGCCGCGCATGTGTCCGCGTGTTTCAGGGCGGGGTGCCAGGCGGCCTGGCGGCTTGCGCGGGCCGCCGGAGACGGCCGACGTGCGCGCCGCCCAGGGTGCTGGCATGCTCGGGGGATGGAGACCTGGATCGATACCCACTGCCACCTCGACGAGTTCGAAGCCCATGCGGGCCGGGACTACCTGGACAGGGTGCGTGCGGACGCGGCGCGCGCCGGGGTCGCGCACTGCGTGCTGCCCGCGGTGGAGCGGGGCAACCTGGAGGCCGTCCGCACGCTGGCGCACCGCCACGGCGACAGCTATGCGCTGGGCATCCACCCGCTTTTCACGGGCCGGGCGGAGGATGGCGATCTCGGTGTGCTGGCGCGGGCGCTGGAGCAGCATGCGGCAGACCCGCGCCTCGTGGCCGTGGGCGAGATCGGGCTGGACTTCTTCGTGCAGGACCTGGACCCGGCGCGGCAGGAGCATTTCTTCCGGGAGCAGTTGCGGCTCGCGCGCCGCAGCCGGCTGCCCGTGATCCTGCACACCCGGCGGTCGGTGGACAAGGTGCTCAAGGGCCTGCGCGACGTGGGCGCCGAGGGCGGCATCGCCCATGCGTTCAACGGCAGCCTGCAGCAGGCGCGCGCGTTCATCGACCTGGGGTTCAGGCTCGGCTTCGGCGGGGCGGTGACCTTCGACCGCGCGCTGCAGCTGCGCCGGCTGGCGGCCGAGCTGCCGCTGGAATCCATCGTGCTGGAAACGGATGCGCCGGACATCCCGCCCCACTGGCTCTACGTGACGGCCGCGGAGCGCGCGGCAGGCGCCGCCCCGGCGCGCAACACGCCGGGCGAACTGCCGCGCATCGCGCAGGTGGTGGCGGAGCTGCGCGGCATGCCGGTGGAGGCGCTGGCCCGGGCCGCGCATGCGAATGCATTGGCGGCGTTGCCGCGCCTGGCCGGCCTGTTGCCGGCACCGTAGTACCGGGCCACCGAGCCGCTACGATAGGGATGCATGCCCCGCCTGCCCGACAAGATCTCCGTTGACCTGGACCCCGCTGCGCCCGCACGCCTGGTGGGGCTGGCGCCGGTCGTGTCGGAACGCACGGTGGTGCTGGTGCTGGGCAGTTTCCCGGGCGTGGCGTCGCTGCGCGCGGGGCAGTACTACGGCCATCCGCAGAACCATTTCTGGCCCATCCTGCAGGCGCTGTGGCCCCGGCACCCGCTGCCCGGCCGGGACCGCTATGCGGAGCGCTGCGCCTGGCTGCTGGACCGCGGATTGGGGCTGTGGGACGTGTATGCGGCCTGCGAGCGGGAGGGCAGCCTGGACACGAGCATCCGCAACGCGGCGGTGAACGATTTCGCGGCGCTGCGGTCGCGCTGCCCGCGCCTTGCGGCCATCGCCCACAATGGCGGGGAAAGCTTCAAGCACGCACGCGCCGTGCGCGCCGCCCTGGGCCTGCCGGCCGGGCTGCAGGAGGGGCCGGTGCCGTCGCTGCGCCTGCCCTCCACCAGCCCCGCGAATGCGTCCTGGAGCTTCGAGCGCAAGCGTGCCGCCTGGGCCGAGGCGCTGGCCCCCTTTGGATTGATGGATTGAATGACCACCCGCAAGAAAGCCGCAGCCGCCGAGCTGCCCGAAGTCAGCGTTTCCGATGACGGCGACGTGCGCCACCTGCACCTGGGAACGCCCTGGATCCAGGGCTCCATGCGCATCGACGATCCCTTCGACATCGAACTGGAGTACGTGCAGCGCATGATGGCCTGGCTGCTGTTCGTGGAGCCCGCCAGCGTGGGCAAGCGCCATGCGATGCAGCTGGGCCTGGGAGCGGGGGCGATCACCAAGTTCTGCCACAAGAAGCTGCGCATGTGCTGCACGGCGATCGAGCTCAACCCGCAGGTGCTGGCCGTGTGCCGCGCGTGGTTCAAGCTGCCGCCCGACGGGCCCAAGCTGCGCGTGGTGCTGGCCGATGCCGCGCAGGAGATCCGCAAGCCCGAGTGGCACGGCACGGTCGATGCGCTGGCGGTGGACCTGTACGACCACGAGGCCGCGGCCCCGGTGCTCGACAGCGCGGAGTTCTACGCCGACTGCCGCGCGCTGCTCACCGAGGACGGTGCGATGACGGTGAACCTGTTCGGCCGGTCGTCGAGCTATGAGCGCAGTCTCGCGCGCATGGCCGAGGCCTTCGGCGCCGATGCGCTCTGGGCCTTCAAGCCCACGCGCGAGGGCAATACGGTGGTGCTGGCGCAGCGCACGCCGGCGCGGCCGCGCCGCGCCGACCTGCTGGCCCGCGCCGATGCGGTGCAGGCGCGGTGGGACTTGCCCGCGGCGAAGTGGCCGCGCGTGTTCAAGCCGGTGGAGTGACGCGCGATGAGCCGCAGCCTGCCTCCTCCCCATGGCGCCGCCGGGCCCGCGGCACCGGCCGGTTTCGCGGGCCCCCTCGACTGGCGCCGCATCGTCGAGTGGCTGCGCGCCGACGGCGTGATCTCGCAGGAGGAGGCCGCTCGCACCATCGCGCGCTGCTCGCAGGCCGAGAGCCGGCAGCATCCGCTGGTGCGGCTGGCCAGCGTGGCGATGGCGCGCGCGAGCGACGGCAGGCCGCTGGACCTGGAGAGCCTGACCGAATACCTGGCCGGCCGCAGCGGCCTGGCCTACCTGCGCATCGATCCGCTCAAGGTGGACGTGGGCCGCGTGGCCGACATGATGAGCGCGAGCTACGCGGAGCGGCACCGGGTGCTGCCGGTGCAGGTCACGCCCCGCGAGATCGTGGTGGCCACGGCCGAGCCGTTCGTCGATGACTGGGTGGCCGAGGTGGAGCGGCAGTCGCGCCGCGCCGTGCGCCGCGTGGTCGCCAACCCGCAGGACATCCACCGCTACACGGCGGAGTTCTTCGCGCTGGCCAAGTCGGTGAAGGCCGCGCAGAAGGCCGGCGGCGCGAGCGCGGGCAGCAGCTTCGAGCAGCTGGTGGAACTGGGCCGCAGCAACAAGCAGCTGGACGCGAACGACCAGGGCGTGGTCAAGGTGGTGGACTGGCTCTGGCAGTACGCCTTCGACCAGCGCGCGAGCGACATCCACCTGGAGCCGCGGCGCGAGCAGGGCGTGATCCGCTTCCGCATCGATGGGGTGCTGCATCCGGTGTACCAGATGCCCATGGGCGTGCTGAACGCCATGGTGTCGCGCGTGAAGCTGCTCGGCCGCATGGACGTGGTGGAAAAGCGCCGCCCGCAGGACGGCCGCATCAAGACCCGCAACCCGCGCGGCGACGAGGTGGAAATGCGCCTCTCGACCCTGCCCACGGCCTTCGGCGAGAAGATGGTGATGCGGATCTTCGACCCGGACAACACCGTCAAGGACCTGGACGCGCTCGGCTTCTCGCCCCACGACGCGCAGCGCTGGGAGGCGCTGGTGCAGCGGCCCCACGGCATCATCCTGGTGACGGGGCCCACGGGTTCGGGCAAGACCACGACGCTCTACTCCACGCTCAAGCGCCTGGCCACCGAGGAGGTGAACGTGAGCACGGTGGAGGACCCGATCGAGATGATCGAGCCGAGCTTCAACCAGACGCAGGTGCAGCCGCAGCTCGATTTCAGCTTCGCGGAAGGCCTGCGCGCGCTCATGCGGCAGGACCCGGACATCCTGATGGTGGGCGAGATCCGCGACCTGGAGACGGCGGACATGGCCGTGCAGGCCGCGCTCACGGGACACCTGGTGTTCTCCACGCTGCACACCAACGACGCCCCCTCGGCCATCAGCCGCCTGATGGAGCTGGGCGTGCCGCCCTACCTCATCAATGCCACGCTGCTGGGCGTGCTGGCCCAGCGGCTGGTGCGCACGCTCTGCAGGCAGTGCCGCCAGCGCGACGAGGCGGCCGGCATCGAGCGCCTGGCCGAAGTGGTGCGGCCCTGGAAGATCACCGGCGGCTACCACCCCTACCGGCCGGTGGGCTGCGTGGACTGCCGCATGACGGGCTTCCATGGCCGCATGGGGCTCTACGAATTGCTCACCGTGAGCGAGGCGCTGAAGGAGCGCAT comes from the Paracidovorax avenae ATCC 19860 genome and includes:
- a CDS encoding AAA family ATPase, with protein sequence MDTTPPPTAAATATLMEQILYEVKRVVVGQDRFLERVMVAMLAQGHLLVEGVPGLAKTLTVKTLAGTVRGTFKRIQFTPDLVPADLVGTRMYHQRTGEFATTLGPVFTHLLLADEINRAPAKVQSALLEVMQERQVTIAGETHVLPQPFLVMATQNPIETEGTYQLPEAQVDRFMMKVLIGYPTEEEEFVIAQRALAEPVQVAAVATTEQLAALQAECRRVYVDPSLLQYAVRLVAATRAPAQYGLPELAPRIACGASPRATIHLAEGARALAMLRGRGYVLPEDMADLAPDVLRHRITLSYEALSDGLDADALIAQFMARLPAPARPLAHDAQNEVLHAAAQRA
- a CDS encoding GspE/PulE family protein — translated: MSRSLPPPHGAAGPAAPAGFAGPLDWRRIVEWLRADGVISQEEAARTIARCSQAESRQHPLVRLASVAMARASDGRPLDLESLTEYLAGRSGLAYLRIDPLKVDVGRVADMMSASYAERHRVLPVQVTPREIVVATAEPFVDDWVAEVERQSRRAVRRVVANPQDIHRYTAEFFALAKSVKAAQKAGGASAGSSFEQLVELGRSNKQLDANDQGVVKVVDWLWQYAFDQRASDIHLEPRREQGVIRFRIDGVLHPVYQMPMGVLNAMVSRVKLLGRMDVVEKRRPQDGRIKTRNPRGDEVEMRLSTLPTAFGEKMVMRIFDPDNTVKDLDALGFSPHDAQRWEALVQRPHGIILVTGPTGSGKTTTLYSTLKRLATEEVNVSTVEDPIEMIEPSFNQTQVQPQLDFSFAEGLRALMRQDPDILMVGEIRDLETADMAVQAALTGHLVFSTLHTNDAPSAISRLMELGVPPYLINATLLGVLAQRLVRTLCRQCRQRDEAAGIERLAEVVRPWKITGGYHPYRPVGCVDCRMTGFHGRMGLYELLTVSEALKERITQSPSIDALRRQALQDGMRPLRLAGALRVAEGVTTLEEVIAATPPLESRDRAAPPAAP
- a CDS encoding VWA domain-containing protein — protein: MVFLWPDLLWLLLALPVLVALYLWLLRRRRSAVLHYPALALAREAQGARTRWRRHVPPLLFLLGLAALLVAAARPLAVLTLPSQQQTIMLAMDVSGSMRAADVHPDRLTAAQDAAKAFIAELPRHVRVGIVAFAGSAQLAQLPTQNHEDLFKAIDSFQLQRGTATGNGILLSLATLFPDTGIDVSALGGRQAMPRPQSMDEIGRPPHRGSNGRGADRPAPVAPGSYSSAAIIMLTDGQRTTGVDPMEAAQWAADRGVRVYTVGVGTVAGETIGFEGWSMRVRLDEDTLKAVAQRTNAEYFHAATAADLKKVYETLSSRLTVEKKETEISALLALAGAALLVLAGLLSLWWFERVL
- a CDS encoding DUF58 domain-containing protein, which encodes MPPRSGPDAAAARAAPLPAAGLAAGAADRLLRRLEWTVLRRLDGLLQGDYRTLLRGAGVDLADLREYQAHDDVRHIDWNVTARLGTPHVRVFSEDREMAAWFLLDLSPSVDFGPPGQTKRDRLTGFVAVLARLLTRHGNRVGALLFGHGAPATVLPPRTGRTHVLRLIHALTPTGTPGAAPPGTTELHRLLESAAPVLRRRSTVFVVSDFLSAPGWEKPLAQLAQRHDVVAVRLLDPLEMALPDVGVLRLRDPETGEQLTVDTRDRAFRQRFARLAAEREAALRSALARAGADTLELATDDDLLDALVRFMELRGQPVRARRRVRA
- a CDS encoding TatD family hydrolase, giving the protein METWIDTHCHLDEFEAHAGRDYLDRVRADAARAGVAHCVLPAVERGNLEAVRTLAHRHGDSYALGIHPLFTGRAEDGDLGVLARALEQHAADPRLVAVGEIGLDFFVQDLDPARQEHFFREQLRLARRSRLPVILHTRRSVDKVLKGLRDVGAEGGIAHAFNGSLQQARAFIDLGFRLGFGGAVTFDRALQLRRLAAELPLESIVLETDAPDIPPHWLYVTAAERAAGAAPARNTPGELPRIAQVVAELRGMPVEALARAAHANALAALPRLAGLLPAP
- a CDS encoding Nif3-like dinuclear metal center hexameric protein produces the protein MTDSVVPSPTDDLAPGVSRQALLAAFDDLLQPARFKDYGPNGLQVEGRERIRRIVSGVTASRALIDAAIADGADAVFVHHGLFWRGQDGRVTGWMKQRLQRLLAHDINLFAYHLPLDAHPELGNNAQLGRVLGFAPADVRFGEQDLGFCAPADIADAATLAARVEAALGRPVTLVAPGGAGAGRPIRRVAWCTGGAQGFFEGAIAAGADAFITGEISEPQAHLARETGVAFLAAGHHATERYGAPAAAAHVAAALGIEHRFIEIDNPA
- a CDS encoding DNA-deoxyinosine glycosylase, with translation MPRLPDKISVDLDPAAPARLVGLAPVVSERTVVLVLGSFPGVASLRAGQYYGHPQNHFWPILQALWPRHPLPGRDRYAERCAWLLDRGLGLWDVYAACEREGSLDTSIRNAAVNDFAALRSRCPRLAAIAHNGGESFKHARAVRAALGLPAGLQEGPVPSLRLPSTSPANASWSFERKRAAWAEALAPFGLMD
- a CDS encoding S1C family serine protease, translating into MPRPARYSSSRRAPAAASPPHPLPAGFGSSPPAGPAAAAPGGAGPADAAAPSRARPSRRWLGGALAAVLATVLVAGFGWLAWRMPPLAPRITQQDIDAAVLHTLSTQPLPSAAARAAEAVAPSVVRVTGFAHIRKGKGKGQEEERGVGTGIVIVDKGVILTNLHVVRGASRIQVTFADGSESDASLTGAQPANDLAVLQAHRVPDDLQAAPLRSTQGLKPGDGVVAIGFPFGIGPSVSAGVISGLQREFDSPQGKQEMRNLIQFDAAANPGNSGGPLVTLDGEVVGIVTAILNPTPARTFIGIGFAVPIENAAEAAGSPPF